The Bryobacteraceae bacterium genome includes a window with the following:
- the pyrE gene encoding orotate phosphoribosyltransferase, which translates to MTSGEVLNLFRETGAFLEGHFQLSSGLHSPKYLQCALVLQHPRHAEALGRALAGAVTAPVDLVASPALGGLIIGHEVARALGVRHIFAERDAARRMTLRRGFSVNPGERALIVEDVITTGGSTKEVADLLRGLGAEVAGAASIIDRSGGAAALDVPRVSLATLTVEAWEAAECPLCRAGAPVVKPGSRNL; encoded by the coding sequence ATGACATCCGGGGAAGTTCTCAATCTGTTCCGGGAAACGGGCGCGTTTCTGGAGGGTCACTTTCAGCTTTCAAGCGGACTGCACTCGCCGAAATATCTGCAGTGCGCGCTGGTGCTGCAGCATCCCCGGCACGCCGAGGCGCTCGGCCGAGCCCTGGCCGGCGCGGTGACGGCGCCGGTGGATCTGGTGGCGAGCCCCGCGCTGGGCGGGCTGATCATCGGCCACGAGGTGGCGCGCGCGCTTGGCGTCAGGCACATCTTCGCCGAACGGGACGCCGCGCGGCGCATGACGTTGCGGCGCGGTTTCTCGGTGAACCCCGGCGAGCGGGCGCTGATCGTCGAGGACGTCATCACCACCGGCGGCAGCACGAAGGAAGTCGCCGATCTGCTGCGCGGACTGGGCGCGGAGGTTGCCGGGGCGGCCTCCATCATCGACCGCAGCGGGGGCGCGGCTGCGCTGGACGTCCCGCGCGTATCTCTGGCCACGCTGACCGTGGAGGCGTGGGAAGCGGCCGAGTGCCCGCTGTGCCGCGCGGGCGCTCCGGTGGTCAAGCCGGGATCGCGAAACCTCTGA
- the truA gene encoding tRNA pseudouridine synthase A — MRRIRIVVAYDGTEFHGWQVQPGLATVQGWLERVVGEIEGAPVKVHGSGRTDAGVHALGQVAAFTIRNPIPCANLRKAMNRLLPRAIRVLEAAETREDFHPRYHARSKTYEYRIWRDEVCPPHRRLYLCHFPYPLDEARMAELAPLFEGEHDFTAFAAADERDALGGSKVRRIFESRLWREGPELVFRVRGSGFLKHMVRIMAGTLVEAGKGNVGREEFLARLQPGFPGKAGPAMPASGLFLMSVEYEP, encoded by the coding sequence ATGCGGCGCATCCGCATCGTCGTAGCCTATGACGGCACGGAATTCCACGGCTGGCAGGTGCAGCCGGGGCTGGCGACGGTGCAGGGGTGGCTCGAACGCGTGGTCGGCGAGATCGAAGGCGCGCCGGTCAAGGTGCATGGCAGCGGGCGCACCGACGCCGGGGTTCATGCGCTCGGGCAGGTGGCGGCGTTTACGATCCGCAATCCGATTCCCTGCGCCAACCTGCGCAAGGCGATGAACCGGCTGCTGCCGCGCGCCATCCGCGTTCTGGAGGCGGCAGAGACCCGCGAGGACTTTCATCCGCGGTATCACGCCCGCAGCAAAACATACGAGTACCGCATCTGGCGCGACGAGGTCTGCCCGCCGCACCGGCGGCTCTATCTCTGCCATTTTCCCTATCCGCTGGACGAGGCGCGGATGGCGGAGCTGGCGCCTCTGTTCGAAGGCGAGCACGACTTTACCGCTTTCGCCGCGGCCGATGAGCGCGACGCTCTGGGCGGCAGCAAGGTGCGCCGGATCTTCGAGTCCCGGCTGTGGCGCGAGGGACCGGAGCTGGTCTTCCGCGTGCGGGGCTCGGGCTTCCTCAAGCATATGGTGCGCATCATGGCGGGGACGCTTGTGGAGGCGGGCAAGGGCAACGTGGGCCGCGAGGAGTTCCTGGCCCGTCTGCAGCCAGGCTTCCCGGGCAAGGCCGGGCCGGCGATGCCGGCCTCGGGGCTGTTTCTGATGAGCGTGGAGTACGAACCATGA
- a CDS encoding nucleoside hydrolase gives MKTLLCGLLCCAALGAPPPAIFDTDMGNDIDDALALAMLHALEARGEIRLRAVTVTKDNPWAARYVSAVNRFYGRGDLPVGLVRSGVTKDEGNYVRRTVEEGRWPHDTEFPDAVELLQRVLSAEADGSVILIQVGFSTNLARLLEAPGGRELAARKVKFLSLMAGDFTGKGPEYNVREDIPSAQKLAADWPTPMIWSGFEVGRTMKFPARSIERDFAWAPRHPVVEGYRNYMKFPYDRETWDLTSVLYAARPEDGYFTLSGPGRVIVDERGFTRFEPDPAGRHRYLKVDDAQRARALEAMIWLASQPARNGMRN, from the coding sequence ATGAAAACCCTTCTCTGCGGGCTGCTGTGCTGCGCGGCGCTGGGCGCGCCGCCGCCGGCGATTTTCGACACGGACATGGGCAACGACATCGACGATGCGCTGGCCCTGGCGATGCTGCATGCGCTGGAGGCGCGCGGCGAGATCCGGCTCCGCGCGGTCACGGTCACCAAGGACAACCCCTGGGCGGCGCGCTATGTCAGCGCGGTGAACCGTTTCTACGGGCGGGGCGATCTGCCGGTGGGCCTGGTCCGAAGCGGGGTGACGAAAGACGAGGGCAACTACGTCCGCCGGACCGTGGAAGAAGGCCGCTGGCCGCATGACACCGAATTTCCCGACGCCGTCGAATTGCTGCAGCGCGTTTTGTCCGCGGAAGCCGACGGCAGCGTCATTCTGATCCAGGTGGGATTCTCGACGAACCTCGCGCGGCTGCTCGAGGCGCCGGGCGGCAGGGAGCTGGCCGCGCGCAAGGTGAAATTCCTGTCCCTGATGGCGGGCGATTTCACCGGAAAGGGGCCGGAATACAACGTGAGGGAAGATATCCCTTCCGCGCAGAAACTGGCTGCGGACTGGCCCACGCCGATGATCTGGAGCGGATTTGAAGTGGGACGGACCATGAAATTTCCGGCGCGGTCGATCGAGCGCGATTTCGCCTGGGCGCCTCGCCATCCCGTGGTGGAAGGCTACCGGAATTACATGAAATTCCCGTACGACCGCGAGACCTGGGACCTGACGTCGGTGCTGTACGCCGCCAGGCCGGAGGACGGCTATTTCACGCTCTCCGGGCCGGGGCGCGTGATCGTGGACGAGCGGGGCTTCACCCGGTTCGAGCCCGATCCGGCGGGCCGGCACCGGTATCTGAAAGTGGACGATGCGCAGCGGGCGCGCGCTCTGGAAGCCATGATCTGGCTGGCATCCCAACCGGCGCGGAACGGCATGCGAAACTAG
- a CDS encoding IS4 family transposase codes for MNRVCSIFSQVLKFVPRLEFEAAVRQHRAERHARGFRCWTQLVAMLFCHLGRAQSLREIVGGLASCEGKLQHLGVASAPKRSTLAYANEHRPWELFQSVFYALYQRCASEAAQRCKRKFRFKHKLMSLDATLIPLCLSMFDWAQFGRSKGAVKLHLVLDHDGYLPGFAVITEGKTSDVDVARRQRFEPGTMLVFDRGYQDYDWWLDLSRHKVWFVTRLKDVASYGIVEQREADRRKSILRDEVILLSRTQEAGPAALLRRIEVEGAEGETVVLVTNHLKLSAATVAAVYRERWQIELFFKALKQSLRIKTFVGTSANAVQIQIWTALIAMLLVKYMQLRSSFNWSLSNLVALLRQQLFVYRDLMAWLEAPFEPPPQLDAASQLMLEFG; via the coding sequence ATGAATCGAGTATGCAGTATTTTCTCCCAGGTCTTGAAGTTCGTTCCGCGCCTGGAATTCGAGGCGGCCGTCCGCCAGCATCGCGCCGAGCGCCACGCCCGCGGATTCCGGTGCTGGACGCAGCTTGTCGCCATGCTGTTTTGCCACCTGGGACGCGCCCAGTCGCTGCGTGAAATCGTGGGTGGCCTGGCGTCTTGCGAAGGCAAGCTGCAGCATCTCGGCGTGGCCTCGGCGCCGAAGCGCTCGACGCTGGCCTATGCCAATGAGCACCGGCCGTGGGAGTTGTTTCAATCGGTCTTCTACGCGCTCTATCAGCGTTGCGCCTCGGAAGCAGCTCAGCGTTGCAAGCGCAAATTTCGCTTCAAGCATAAGCTGATGAGCCTGGACGCAACGCTGATTCCACTCTGCCTGAGCATGTTCGACTGGGCTCAGTTCGGGCGCAGCAAGGGCGCGGTGAAGTTGCATCTGGTGCTGGACCACGACGGCTATCTGCCGGGCTTCGCCGTCATCACCGAGGGCAAGACGTCGGACGTGGACGTCGCCCGCCGGCAGCGCTTCGAACCCGGCACGATGCTGGTGTTCGACCGCGGCTACCAGGACTATGACTGGTGGCTGGATCTGTCGCGCCACAAGGTGTGGTTCGTGACGCGGCTGAAAGACGTGGCCAGCTACGGCATCGTCGAACAGCGCGAGGCCGACAGGCGGAAGTCGATCCTGCGCGACGAGGTGATCCTGCTGAGCCGGACGCAGGAGGCTGGGCCGGCGGCGTTGCTGCGGCGGATTGAAGTGGAGGGCGCAGAGGGCGAGACGGTGGTGCTGGTGACGAATCATCTGAAGTTGTCGGCGGCGACGGTCGCGGCGGTCTACCGGGAGCGCTGGCAGATCGAGTTGTTCTTCAAGGCGCTGAAGCAGTCGTTGCGGATCAAGACGTTTGTGGGCACCAGCGCCAATGCGGTGCAGATCCAGATTTGGACAGCACTGATCGCGATGCTGCTGGTGAAGTACATGCAACTGCGCAGCAGCTTCAACTGGAGCCTGTCGAACCTGGTGGCGCTGCTGAGACAACAACTGTTTGTCTACCGCGACTTGATGGCCTGGCTGGAGGCGCCGTTCGAGCCGCCGCCCCAACTGGACGCGGCCTCGCAACTGATGCTCGAGTTCGGATGA